A single genomic interval of Perca fluviatilis chromosome 19, GENO_Pfluv_1.0, whole genome shotgun sequence harbors:
- the LOC120548423 gene encoding mas-related G-protein coupled receptor member A4-like → TPTTQPPTFPPLTLIPIGIDPVSVLSGIGPPNSDIDNNIFTSGSSNLTNNTFGSSNYTISTFNYYYDNTKAGFISDVVTYIIICIGLPLTLIAIYSLYSLVRNDHVAPIYVINLLISDLIQFCCMICDVAQPKNRMINIIYASIYNYSLLTSVGFMVCIALERYLLIVFPLWYRCRRTIKSTVVICVVAWALPSLYLFTVFFGGNFNIAQIIAIVFLLLPFPLLIFFCCATLRVLSASVSILPEEKRRIVGTLVLMLLIYMLLFLPNIILIMASYTKDKSLTNTLFYLVTDFYKLNTLADLVLYIFMKKGALDKILASVCCCRVNDVISLERLENNTNGVN, encoded by the exons ACACCAACTACACAACCACCAACCTTCCCACCTTTAACCCTCATACCTATTGGCATCGACCCCGTAAGCGTTCTATCTGGCATCGGCCCCCCAAACTCTGATATTGACAACAACATATTTACCTCAGGCTCCAGTAatctcaccaacaacaccttcGGCTCCAGTAATTACACCATCAGCACCTTCAACTACTACTACGATAACACTAAAGCTGGATTCATCTCAGATGTAGTGACGTACATCATCATTTGCATCGGCCTTCCTTTGACCCTCATCGCAATCTACTCTCTCTACTCTCTG GTACGAAATGATCACGTTGCTCCCATCTACGTCATCAACCTTCTGATTTCTGACCTCATCCAGTTCTGCTGCATGATCTGTGACGTGGCACAACCTAAGAACAGGATGATAAACATTATCTACGCAAGTATTTACAACTACAGTCTGTTGACCAGCGTCGGCTTCATGGTGTGCATCGCCCTGGAAAG GTATTTGCTGATCGTCTTCCCACTGTGGTACCGCTGCAGACGAACCATCAAGTCCACTGTGGTGATCTGTGTCGTGGCCTGGGCCCTTCCTTCTCTCTACCTTTTCACTGTATTTTTCGGTGGTAATTTTAACATAGCACAAATCATCGCCATTGTCTTTCTGCTCCTTCCCTTCCCACTGCTCATATTCTTCTGCTGTGCGACTCTCAGAGTCCTGTCTGCCTCCGTCTCGATCCTGCCTGAGGAAAAACGACGAATTGTAGGAACTTTGGTCCTGATGCTGCTAATTTACATGCTGCTTTTCCTGCCCAACATCATTTTGATAATGGCTAGCTACACAAAAGACAAATCACTAACTAATACTCTCTTCTACCTGGTTACTGATTTTTATAAGCTGAATACTCTTGCAGACTTGGTTCTGTATATTTTCATGAAGAAAGGGGCTCTAGACAAGATTTTGgcctctgtgtgttgttgcagAGTGAATGATGTCATCAGTCTGGAAAGACTGGAAAACAACACTAACGGTGTGAACTAG